CACGCGCCAAGTAGTCCACTCCGGGAAGATCAAGGTCCCATTCTCCTAATTTTTTTCGCGCGGTCATGAGTTGAACGCGAGTGGAAGGTGCAATCAGAGGGCGGACATGGACGACACTGACATCTGCATTCATCTCCATTGCCAGTCTTCCGCCGAATTGGATGGCCTCTTCCGCATACTCTTCTCCATCCGTGCACATCAACATTTTCATCGCAAACCCAAGAAGCTCCAATAGACTCCACAGAGCAGAAGGAGGAGAAGGAAAGAGATCAGCGTCAGTTTCCATCCGGCCTTAAGGAAATCAGATCGTTTTAGATAGCCGCTCCCATACATAATATTGCATGCGGGAGAGGCCACTGCGGTCATGTACACGAAGGAGGAGGAGATCACGGTCACAAATCCGGCGGCCATCACAGAGGTCCCGGAAAGACTCGCGACGTTGAGCGCGATCGGGCCGAGCAAACCCACCGTCGGCCCACTGGTCATGACCGAAGCCAGGAGGATGGTCATAATGCTCATTACAGCAAGGAGCGGGATCCCGCCCTCAACCCCGATCGGCTTCAGCCATTCGAGAAGAGACAATGAGAGCCATTCCGCGACACCCGTCCGTTTCATCATGATGCCGAGGGAAATGGCACCCCCATAAATCAGAATTGTTCCCCAACTGACATTGTTATTCAAATCCTCCCAACGGACAACACCTGCAACCAGGAAAAGAAGAACCCCGATTAAGGCCGTAATTCCGAGTCCGATCTTATCTGAAATGGTCATCCACATCAATACCGTCACTAAAAAAATTCCGATGGTGATCCAGCCCTGCTGCGTCATCCGTCCCTCTTCCTGAACCTGAAGCCGCATACTCCTAATTGCCGGGGAGAGATCCTTGACCTCCGGCGTAAAGGATCGATAGAGAAAATAAGTGATGAAGGGGATTTGAAGCAAAATGATCGGATAAGCAATCTTCATCCAACTAAAGTACCCCATTTCAAGGTCAAAAAGTTCCTTCCAGTAGGCCAACATAATCGCGTTCCTTGCCCCTCCCGAAGGGGTTCCGATGCCGGCAATCATTGCACCATAGGCAATCGAAAGAAGGATCACGATGGAAAGGTTCCTCACCTGTCTTTGATCCTTCGACGTAAATCGGATCAAAGACACCCCCACGGGGAGCATCATCGCCGAAACCGTGTGTTCTCCGATAAAAGAGGCGAGGAGCGCTGAAACAGCGACCAGCCCGAGCATGACTCGGTCGACGCGCGGTCCGGTAATCCGGACGATGGCCAGGGCAATCCGTTTATCCAGATTTTGTTTGACGAGCGCGGTCGCAATCATGAGTGATCCCATAATAAAGAAGACGGAATCACTCATAAAGGACTGGGCAACCGTAGTGGGTGTTGCCAGGCCGAGCAAGGCCT
This genomic interval from Candidatus Manganitrophaceae bacterium contains the following:
- a CDS encoding DASS family sodium-coupled anion symporter, with amino-acid sequence MSFASWLKKRKWIFIGLLVGAVLLSVPVPAGLTPIGMKTLALVIVAFIFFITEPIPLPGVALFIAVSEALLGLATPTTVAQSFMSDSVFFIMGSLMIATALVKQNLDKRIALAIVRITGPRVDRVMLGLVAVSALLASFIGEHTVSAMMLPVGVSLIRFTSKDQRQVRNLSIVILLSIAYGAMIAGIGTPSGGARNAIMLAYWKELFDLEMGYFSWMKIAYPIILLQIPFITYFLYRSFTPEVKDLSPAIRSMRLQVQEEGRMTQQGWITIGIFLVTVLMWMTISDKIGLGITALIGVLLFLVAGVVRWEDLNNNVSWGTILIYGGAISLGIMMKRTGVAEWLSLSLLEWLKPIGVEGGIPLLAVMSIMTILLASVMTSGPTVGLLGPIALNVASLSGTSVMAAGFVTVISSSFVYMTAVASPACNIMYGSGYLKRSDFLKAGWKLTLISFLLLLLLCGVYWSFLGLR